DNA from Lemur catta isolate mLemCat1 chromosome 7, mLemCat1.pri, whole genome shotgun sequence:
AAATGGATGGGAGAGTGAGCAGAACAAAATCCAAGGGAATAAGGAAAATCTAAAGAATGGTTAGATGAGGAAAGTCCGGAAGAGAAGGTGGTAGGGACACATTCATTGATCCCTACAATCTGTAAAATACTGTACTAAATTCTGAGGGTGGGCAGATAAAAGAAGACACAATTACCCTATTGATAGAGTCTGTAGTATAAATTGGGAAATTTGCACAATGGGGAAATATATAGGATAAGACAGTTTATGTTGGGGAAAGTTGCCTGTTGAGTTTTGTATAATtatcaattttgaaaacaaaccaCAACATGCAATTTTATTCATAGTCTAATAATGGCACAGGAAAATTTGCAACCTTCCTCACGAGAAGCACACATTGGCAGCCAGGACAGTAAATCTGAACCTGAGGAAAGCAAAACTGAGCCtaacctcttttctccttccatgAACAGTAAAGAGGAAGGAGGATTTTAAGTTACAAAATGATGAACTCAAGTTTAAGCATGATGTGTCTGAGGTGAGAATGGCAGCAGTAATTACTAAAGATACTAACATAGCAGCTAATATTAGAGCAGCATTTACAATCTGCCAAGTACATGAATCTATTATTCTTTTAATCTTAGTACTTCACCTGTGAGCTCACAGTGCAAACACTGAAATGATCAGAAAGATCACATAAAATAACTGAGATACAACTTACCAGTTAAATAGTCAAGTAGCCATAGAAATAAACAAACTCtcctggggaagaggggagaaaaataatAGCAGACAGCCGGGCCAGAGACAGATGGCAGGACAAGAAAAAAGGGACAGAACAGGCAGTCGTCCCCTTGCTTTGTTGTGTTTTTCTTGGCCATTAGATTTTCATGGGAGCCATTCATGCATGTCAACACATAATCATGCATTTGAACTCCCACCAGGATTAAAGgagtatatacttttaaattagcTAAGAATCTACTTATTTATTATTCCttcagcaaacttttaaaaatatcagggGCCAACCCATGTtctcatgaaaatgaaaataaccagATGAGAATAATAGAGTACCAGAAAATCTCCTGGTATCTGTGACTGTTTCTAGCAAGCTGGCACAGAAAGCAGAATCCTCCTATACTCGTATGTGTCTTAATTTTATATAACTAGAGTTCATATAGAAGTAGAGGGCGGAATTGTGGTTACCAGAGGGAGTAGGAAgtggatggggaaggaggagatgttAGCCAAAGCGGtcaaagtttcagttagaaaagagaaataagttaTATTGATGTATTATTGTACAACGTGGctactatagttaataatagtgtgcTCTATACTTCAGAATAACTAAGAGTAGATTTTATAtcttctcaccacaaagaaataagtatgtgaggtgatggatatgctaattagccaGATTTAATCATTCCATCATGTATCCATGTATAATAACATCACATTGTTccacataatatataattattgtcacataaacattataaaaataactaaaaataaattatatgaaattttaaagagaaatagagTGCATTACACCGTATCACTCATTATAGCTGAAAATCacaatttccaaattttattccCTTTCCATGTAGAGTAACTCAGCTATCTGATTTCACCTCCTTCTTCCTGATTACATGATCATATCATATACAACCCCATGTTCCAGAAACAAAGAGGTCATCAAGgattttttataaatagaaaaatctctGTCATATAGATCATGAATTTTACCTTGTGGAAAAAATCATCTGTAAgcagttctctcattaaatagCATTTGATTCTTCATTGCTGCTACATTTCTGTGCACTACAAATTTATCCGGGCTTTTCCATTGCCCAGTGGAACATCATTTCATACCGTTGGTAGAAAACAAATGTACGACTTTAACTCTGATCTTCTTTGTCTTCACACCATAAACAATGGGGTTGAGTGCAGGTGGGATAACAATGTACAGGTTGGCAAACATGATGTGGAAAGTGCGGGAGATATTGTGTCCAAAGCGATGGGCAAGGATGGAGAAAAAGAGAGGTGTATAGAACACGAGGATGACACAGACATGAGAACCACAGGTGCCGAGGGTCTTCTGGCGGGCTTCTCGGGAAGGGAGGCGAAAGACAGCACAGATGATGAAGGTGTAGGACACACCAATGAGGATCACATCTGAGGTGACTGTCATGACGGGAACACAAAAGCCAAACCAGATGTTGATGGAGATATCAGCACAGGCGAGCCGGGCAACACCTATGTGTTCACAGTATGTGTGTGGTATGATGCGTATCCTGCAAAAAGGCAGGCGTGTCAGCAAAAATACCACTGGCAGAATGATGCAGAAGCTTCGAAAGGCAATGCCCATGACAATCTTGATGATGGTTTTGGGGGTCAAGATGGTGGTGTACCTCAAGGGAGaacagatggccacatagcgatCAAATGCCATGGCCATCAGAATGGCTGAATCCAGGGCAGTGCTAAAGTGAAGGAAGAACATTTGTGTAAGACACCCTGGAAATGTGATTTCTCGAGCCCCCAGCCAAAAGATACTGAGTGTTTTAGGCATAGTAGTTGTGGACAAGATGAGGTCAGTCATGGCCAgcatggagagaaagaagaacatgGGTTCATGAAGGCTACGCTCCACTGCAATAAGGTAGAGAAGGATGCAGTTTCCCATGACAGCTACGATGTAGATGATGCAGAAGGGAATCCCAATCCACACATGGAATTGCTCCAGCCCTGGGATCCCCATCAGAATGAAGGGTCCTGGGTTGTAATTGCTCAAGTTGAAAATGATCATGGCAGACCAAGATGGCACCAGTCTCAGGTCCTGGAGACAGAAGGTGGTAAAGAATAGTTAAAGAAACTAGAGTCACTGTCATTTCCAGCCAGTCATCATTATTAACTCCGAAAGACAGAGTGGCCATATAATTTACCATTCAGTGGGACTCGTTGGAAGCCCCAATTGAAGgttgaaattaataataatggcaGCAACTTGCAAAAACCAAGATTATCACAGACACATCTGGATGTACAGTTAGTCTAcctaaagaaaatttctttctcttggccaCCCGCTGTAGTTCACACaacttctccaggaagccttccataCTGGCCACACTCTTCATTGTACACTGTCCTCTAATACAAGTTAACAAAGTATAGGGTATATTTTTCACAGGTTAGTGGATTATAGTTTATACGACTTTGTGAATATCATTGCTCTAATTGATCTGCCATTGTGGAATGGTAATTTCTGCCCCAAGACAACTACTGGTTTTTCTCATGGCTACCTGatgaccctgtctcttaaatttGTGAGGTCAACCTCCTTCATTGCCATCCAAATCCTAATTCAGTTAAGCAAACACTAGTTGAGTTCCCACACTATGCTGGATAACATGTGCAATTCAAATTTGAATTAGAAAAGTCGCTTGTAGCTGAGACTCATGGGccctttcttttccaaaaaattaGTCTTCTGGCACTCTGTAATTTTACACAAGTGTGTAATATCCTAATACTTTAGATGTATTACCACAATCAGTCAAGATTTCTGCCCAAAAGGATTGTTTCTTTGTGAATGCATATCTTTTAGATAGACACATTGACTCAAGATCCAAACTCTCTCACTTTCTAATTGTATAAGGCACACCATGATCTATACTTAAATTCTCTCATATATTTtgccaccatttatttattcacacatACTCTTGCACAATTACAACACAAACTTCACTCTCtctccctatctctctctctgtctctctgtctgccacaaacacacacacacaaacactcacacTCTTACACACACATGCCAAGgagaatattaacaaaatatttcaggAGTGGATTTTGTCACGGCCACGTGACTTTTAAACGCCTAAATCCTTTACTctgggaatttttcttttaaagactaGGTCTTATGAGGCCTCTCTTCCCTAGTAtaaccccaccaccaccccattgCATTTACACAGAGAGCTGTTTATATTCTTCAGGTAACCAGCCATGCAGCAAGGCCAGGGACTTCCATGATCAGTCCTAAGAAGAGGCTTTTCATGGCCATATGCCTCAAATTCTCAGCCTGGTAAGGCCAAAAACCATATTCAACCTTATCCCAACCCCTACTTTTTATATCATTCTTCTACCTGGTTCACAATACCTTCCATCTTGAAGATTTAGACTTAGTTTCTCCACTGTTCTGCTTTTGGCAAAAGAAACACAttatgcactttttttttttctgatcctaTTTTATCTATAAGTAAAAACATCTTTCTTATAGCAGCCAAACCCTCCTTTACAGTGTGTCCACACTTCATGTGTTCCTGTTTCTAGGAACACAGACCAGACCTCACACAGCAGGTCACACTGCAGCCCCCATCTCCGGAGCATTCATGTTTTCTTGCTTGGTCATGTTCAACTTGGTTCCCTTGTCCACTGGGTACTTAGAATTCATCTATTGCTAACATGAGAGACCTGATTAGGTTGTTGCAACCTTTGTGTTGAAAACCCCTCTTCTAGGCTACTCACATACTCAAACATCATATGGCTTCAGCATCCTGAAACACTATACTTTCAATCATAGCTCTCCCAGCTTGTTTGAAGTCATCCTTTGTTGGGGAAAGGTCTTCTCTAGTTTTTATATTTCCGTGCACCCAAATACTAAGGTGTGCATGCAGTCATCCAACAGCATTCACAAACACCTGGGTACACACACAGAAAGGGAACTCTCAGACTTCTCATCTACAATCAGACATATCCACACTGTGCGACAATCTACAACacaatctgtttttttcttttctttgaagaagCCAATGCCATTAAAATGGATAAGGGAATAGGTATTAAATGAGGAAAATgcatttctacatttaaaaaaatttttaaaaatgaacaaccAAATCaatgttgttctttttttgttgttgtttttttatttcagcatattatgggggtacaaaagtttaggttatgtatattgcccatgctcccctaACCCCACGAGTCATAGTTTCAAGCgagtccattccccagacagtgtgcatcatactcattatgtaggtattgattggatttgtttttttaaaaaataaacagctatTGCACTCAATTCATGAATAATTAGAGATATTTAAGTATGAACTAGGTATTGATGATATAAAAGAGTTTGTGTTAATTGTATTAGGTGTGATTATGGCATTATGATACATACACACtttcacatacacatatgcacagatGTTCACAGTACCTTGAAAAAATAGTGACACAGAGTATGCTCTCTGGAACTCAGAAACCTAAATTCCAGAATTTAACTTAATACTCGTTCCACAATTTACTACTTTTGTGAATTTGCTCAAGCTACTCAAACTTTTTAATCC
Protein-coding regions in this window:
- the LOC123642045 gene encoding olfactory receptor 52H1-like, whose protein sequence is MIIFNLSNYNPGPFILMGIPGLEQFHVWIGIPFCIIYIVAVMGNCILLYLIAVERSLHEPMFFFLSMLAMTDLILSTTTMPKTLSIFWLGAREITFPGCLTQMFFLHFSTALDSAILMAMAFDRYVAICSPLRYTTILTPKTIIKIVMGIAFRSFCIILPVVFLLTRLPFCRIRIIPHTYCEHIGVARLACADISINIWFGFCVPVMTVTSDVILIGVSYTFIICAVFRLPSREARQKTLGTCGSHVCVILVFYTPLFFSILAHRFGHNISRTFHIMFANLYIVIPPALNPIVYGVKTKKIRVKVVHLFSTNGMK